One candidate division TA06 bacterium DNA window includes the following coding sequences:
- the lgt gene encoding prolipoprotein diacylglyceryl transferase, whose product MLPDIFKIGPLTLHSYGLMLALAFLAGIWLMELQAKKYGLDKTLIVDFGVLVMAGSVIGSRLMYITTHWSDYSSNLLQALAVWEGGLTFYGGFILGTLTAVAYCRVRKISFWTIADIAAPGFALGLGLGRIGCFLNGCCFGKPSQLPWAVHFPANGAASLAAGCPVHPTQLYEAAFGFAAFGLLWSLRNKNKFPGFSSCLFFLFYGIWRFIVDYFRFYEQSQRWTFGLTNNQWISLGIILFAIGAGLVLKLRHDTGASSREKR is encoded by the coding sequence ATGCTTCCCGATATCTTTAAAATAGGACCCTTGACCCTCCACAGTTACGGACTGATGCTGGCCCTGGCCTTTTTAGCCGGAATCTGGCTGATGGAACTGCAGGCCAAAAAGTACGGGCTGGATAAAACCCTGATCGTGGATTTTGGCGTATTGGTGATGGCCGGCTCAGTCATCGGATCCCGGCTGATGTATATAACCACCCATTGGAGCGACTACTCCTCAAACCTCCTGCAGGCCCTGGCGGTGTGGGAGGGCGGGCTGACCTTTTACGGGGGATTCATCTTGGGAACATTGACGGCGGTGGCCTATTGCCGGGTGCGCAAGATATCCTTTTGGACCATCGCCGACATTGCGGCCCCCGGATTCGCCCTGGGACTTGGCTTGGGAAGGATAGGCTGTTTTTTGAACGGCTGTTGTTTCGGAAAGCCCAGCCAACTGCCCTGGGCGGTTCATTTTCCGGCCAACGGCGCGGCCAGCCTGGCGGCGGGCTGCCCGGTGCATCCCACCCAGCTTTACGAGGCCGCCTTTGGGTTTGCGGCGTTCGGTTTGCTGTGGTCACTGCGCAATAAAAACAAATTCCCCGGCTTTTCAAGCTGTCTGTTTTTTTTATTTTATGGAATATGGCGCTTCATCGTTGATTATTTCCGGTTCTACGAACAGTCCCAAAGATGGACCTTCGGGCTGACCAACAATCAGTGGATCAGCCTGGGCATCATTTTATTTGCAATCGGGGCCGGTTTGGTGTTAAAATTAAGGCATGACACCGGAGCTTCTTCCCGCGAAAAACGCTAA
- the prmC gene encoding peptide chain release factor N(5)-glutamine methyltransferase, with amino-acid sequence MTIGQMLQWGSAALRQKDMESPELESEILLSFVLNCGRDQLFLRNSMHVSKALELKFKRAVAQRQARKPWQYITGEAEFYGLKIKVNKNVLIPRPETELLVEAVIKRFKPEWSTVLDIGAGSGAIPIALASNIPNARIWASEISSGAKALAARNAEFHRLSGRVKIIMADLFPVLKQKYDCIVSNPPYIPAGQLKLLQPEVSLYEPWQALDGGREGLKFYRIISKKLKSYLNPGGLLALEIGQGQGPKVREILKASNPGLKIEIIKDYSNIQRIALGYN; translated from the coding sequence ATGACCATCGGCCAGATGCTGCAATGGGGTTCTGCGGCCTTGAGACAGAAAGATATGGAGAGCCCGGAACTGGAATCCGAGATCCTGCTCTCTTTTGTTCTCAATTGCGGCCGGGATCAACTGTTCTTAAGAAACTCCATGCATGTCTCCAAAGCCTTGGAGCTAAAATTCAAGCGGGCGGTAGCCCAAAGACAGGCCCGCAAACCCTGGCAGTATATCACCGGAGAGGCGGAATTCTACGGGCTGAAGATCAAGGTAAATAAGAATGTACTGATCCCCCGGCCCGAGACCGAGCTGTTGGTTGAAGCCGTCATCAAACGCTTTAAGCCGGAGTGGTCAACAGTCCTGGACATTGGCGCCGGCAGCGGAGCCATTCCCATAGCCCTGGCCAGCAACATTCCAAACGCAAGAATCTGGGCCAGCGAGATCTCGTCCGGAGCTAAAGCACTGGCAGCCCGAAACGCCGAGTTTCACAGATTGTCCGGACGCGTTAAAATAATCATGGCAGATCTTTTTCCCGTTTTAAAACAAAAATACGACTGCATTGTTTCCAATCCGCCGTATATCCCAGCCGGTCAGTTGAAGTTGCTGCAGCCGGAAGTTTCCCTCTACGAACCGTGGCAGGCCTTGGACGGCGGCCGGGAGGGACTGAAATTCTATCGTATAATCTCCAAGAAATTAAAAAGTTATTTAAACCCCGGCGGGCTGCTGGCTCTGGAGATCGGGCAAGGACAGGGCCCGAAGGTCAGGGAAATACTCAAAGCTTCCAATCCGGGCCTTAAAATTGAAATCATCAAAGACTATTCCAATATCCAGAGGATAGCGCTGGGGTATAACTGA
- a CDS encoding FAD-dependent oxidoreductase, translating into MNNPDFLIIGGGPAGLMAALAASDFGIKPLLIDENQKLGGQLIKQTHMFFGSKAERAGTRGLDIGIELAGEMEKRGIEIWTNSSAVGCYPDGTVAVLKNDKLHGLKPKAVLAATGASENFLAFPGNDLPGVYGAGAVQTLMNVYGIRPGKSVLMIGSGNIGLIVSYQLLQAGVQVKAVIEGLPCIGGYLVHASKIARAGVPILIRHTILEATGEDQVKGAVISKIDDEWQPVIGSEKKVDCDTICLAVGLTPLTEILWQAGCQMNYVPELGGQVAWHDELMMTSVPGIFTAGDVTGIEEATTAMLEGELAGLGAVKYLKGGSKELQRRVDVAACRLTGLRAGPFGQKAREGKRKLAECRTKTG; encoded by the coding sequence ATGAACAATCCGGATTTCCTGATAATCGGCGGGGGGCCGGCGGGCCTGATGGCGGCGCTGGCGGCTTCGGACTTCGGAATAAAACCATTGTTAATAGATGAAAACCAAAAGTTAGGCGGACAACTGATCAAGCAGACTCACATGTTCTTCGGCAGCAAGGCGGAAAGAGCCGGCACCCGGGGCCTTGACATCGGAATCGAACTGGCCGGCGAAATGGAAAAGAGGGGTATCGAGATCTGGACCAACTCCTCGGCGGTGGGCTGCTATCCCGACGGCACGGTGGCGGTGCTCAAGAACGACAAACTTCACGGCCTGAAGCCCAAAGCGGTGCTGGCGGCCACCGGGGCCTCGGAAAATTTCCTTGCCTTCCCCGGCAATGACTTGCCCGGCGTTTACGGGGCCGGGGCGGTCCAGACCCTGATGAACGTTTACGGCATAAGGCCGGGAAAAAGCGTGCTGATGATCGGCTCGGGCAACATCGGGCTGATAGTATCATACCAGTTGCTGCAGGCCGGGGTCCAGGTTAAGGCTGTTATTGAAGGCCTGCCCTGCATCGGCGGATATCTGGTGCACGCCTCCAAGATCGCCCGGGCCGGGGTGCCGATCCTGATCCGCCACACCATCCTGGAAGCAACGGGCGAAGATCAGGTAAAGGGCGCGGTGATCTCCAAAATAGACGACGAGTGGCAACCAGTGATTGGCAGCGAAAAGAAAGTCGACTGCGACACCATTTGTCTGGCGGTAGGCCTGACGCCTCTGACGGAAATACTTTGGCAGGCCGGATGCCAGATGAACTACGTGCCGGAACTGGGCGGCCAGGTGGCCTGGCACGACGAACTGATGATGACCTCAGTTCCCGGCATCTTCACCGCCGGGGACGTGACAGGGATCGAGGAAGCCACCACCGCCATGCTGGAGGGCGAACTGGCCGGGCTGGGCGCGGTCAAATATCTCAAAGGTGGATCCAAAGAACTACAGCGACGGGTAGATGTCGCCGCCTGCCGGCTGACGGGCCTAAGGGCCGGGCCCTTCGGGCAGAAGGCCAGGGAAGGGAAGCGCAAGCTGGCGGAGTGCAGAACCAAAACTGGTTAA
- a CDS encoding rod shape-determining protein MreC produces MNFRLLRKNDWASLAAAVIFSIVLLILPPGAKSWLGERVVGTVFAPLEWPLSRARSLLVSWKENAVLKDQLAKLTLEHSALVEAARQNAGLRQALELKTVSSWDLSAAQISGREPVLLSPDLLIDKGTGDSLQPGMVVISTLGLVGLILNADAGQSTVQTVFSPDSRVSAIDLRSRVLGIYKTQAGMSCLFDRVPLRADVIPGDTIVSSGYGGVFPYGLMLGVVGKVGVDKRKLVLDVEVRPALDFNRINQVLVIRGGQNPPLPLLTPVPSPDTLAAKARRRTSAQPQIRIRAPEFRIELPDTTPLQMEKAPQ; encoded by the coding sequence TTGAACTTCAGATTACTTAGGAAGAATGATTGGGCCTCCCTGGCGGCCGCGGTCATATTTTCCATTGTCCTGCTGATCCTGCCACCGGGCGCCAAATCATGGCTGGGGGAAAGGGTGGTGGGGACCGTTTTTGCTCCGCTGGAATGGCCATTGTCCCGGGCCCGATCCCTGCTGGTCAGTTGGAAGGAAAATGCAGTTCTAAAAGATCAATTGGCCAAGCTGACCCTGGAGCATTCGGCCTTGGTGGAAGCGGCACGCCAGAATGCCGGCCTGCGCCAGGCCCTGGAGCTTAAAACCGTTTCATCCTGGGACCTTTCCGCCGCCCAGATCTCCGGGCGCGAACCGGTGCTGTTAAGCCCCGATCTGCTGATAGACAAGGGAACCGGCGACAGCCTTCAGCCCGGGATGGTGGTGATCTCCACCCTGGGCCTGGTGGGGCTGATCTTAAACGCGGATGCCGGCCAGTCGACAGTCCAGACCGTGTTCAGCCCGGATTCCCGGGTTAGCGCCATTGACCTGCGCAGCCGGGTGCTGGGGATATACAAAACCCAGGCCGGGATGTCCTGTCTTTTCGACCGCGTTCCCCTAAGGGCCGATGTGATCCCGGGCGATACCATTGTTTCCTCGGGTTACGGAGGCGTTTTCCCCTACGGGCTGATGCTGGGAGTGGTGGGGAAGGTCGGGGTTGATAAAAGAAAATTAGTGCTGGACGTGGAAGTCCGTCCGGCATTGGACTTTAACCGCATCAATCAGGTGCTGGTGATCCGGGGCGGGCAGAATCCCCCGTTGCCCCTGCTGACCCCGGTTCCTTCTCCCGATACCCTGGCCGCCAAGGCCAGAAGAAGAACGTCGGCCCAGCCCCAGATCAGGATCCGGGCGCCGGAATTCAGGATCGAACTTCCCGACACCACTCCGCTGCAGATGGAGAAAGCGCCGCAATGA
- the prfA gene encoding peptide chain release factor 1, which translates to MDNKLEQLEKRYKELEGLLSDPGVLANQAKFRDYAREHRSLGVTISKYDELKSLRCQIEDSRVIAAANEDPELTALAKTELEELEPRLKSLEEVIKAMLMPKDSNDFKNAIVEVRAGTGGEEAALFAGDLYRLYTRFAERKGFKIDLMNSNPTPLGGFKEVTFGVEGEGAYGLFKYESGVHRVQRVPRTEASGRIHTSASTVAVMPEAEEVDIQINPSDLKIDIYCSSGPGGQCVNTTYSAVRLTHIPTGVVVACQDERSQMKNKAKALKILRSRVLEKMEADRHAKLAQDRKSQVKSGDRSEKIRTYNFPQNRVTDHRIGVTLHSLDQVLEGHIDQLVDGLIKAAQAEELATALE; encoded by the coding sequence ATGGACAATAAACTGGAACAATTAGAAAAAAGATATAAGGAACTGGAGGGGCTGCTGTCCGATCCGGGGGTGCTGGCCAATCAGGCCAAGTTCCGGGATTACGCCCGGGAACACCGGTCGCTGGGAGTCACCATCTCCAAATACGACGAGCTGAAGAGCCTCCGCTGCCAGATCGAGGATAGCCGGGTTATTGCGGCCGCCAACGAGGATCCCGAGCTGACCGCCCTGGCCAAAACCGAATTGGAAGAACTGGAGCCCAGGCTGAAATCGCTTGAGGAAGTGATTAAGGCCATGCTGATGCCCAAGGATTCCAACGATTTCAAGAACGCCATCGTGGAAGTGCGGGCCGGCACCGGGGGCGAGGAGGCCGCGCTTTTTGCCGGGGACCTGTATCGGCTATACACCCGTTTTGCCGAGCGCAAGGGATTCAAGATCGACCTGATGAACTCCAACCCCACCCCACTGGGGGGATTCAAGGAAGTAACCTTCGGGGTGGAAGGCGAAGGGGCCTACGGCCTTTTCAAATACGAAAGCGGCGTTCACCGGGTGCAGCGGGTGCCCCGGACCGAGGCTTCGGGCCGGATCCATACCTCGGCCTCCACCGTGGCGGTGATGCCCGAAGCCGAGGAAGTGGACATTCAGATAAATCCCAGCGACTTGAAGATCGACATCTACTGTTCCTCGGGGCCGGGCGGGCAGTGCGTCAACACCACTTATTCGGCGGTGCGCCTGACCCACATCCCCACCGGAGTGGTGGTGGCCTGCCAGGACGAGCGCTCCCAGATGAAGAACAAGGCCAAGGCCCTGAAGATCCTGCGTTCCCGGGTGCTGGAGAAGATGGAGGCCGACCGCCACGCCAAACTGGCCCAGGACCGCAAAAGCCAGGTCAAGTCCGGCGACCGCAGCGAGAAGATCAGAACCTACAACTTTCCTCAGAACCGGGTGACCGATCACCGGATCGGGGTGACCCTGCACAGCCTGGACCAGGTGCTGGAGGGGCATATTGACCAGCTGGTAGATGGCCTAATCAAGGCGGCCCAGGCCGAGGAACTGGCCACGGCGCTGGAGTGA
- the rodA gene encoding rod shape-determining protein RodA produces MKLKMLGSRDFDLQMVIAVFALCAIGIMAIYSATQIDQPQLSGLWQKQLFSLGLGLLLLVIMMAVPFRYFEAFAWPLYIVSMILLLAVLFAPPVMKAHRWINFGFVRFQPSELAKPATIFVLAKILSAHDFSLDKFWKLLVPIGAVLLPAALVLVEPDLGTSLSFAALFLTMVFWHGLSFGNFFFMVSPVLSMVAVVSMPSWIGFMALMAGAFWFFRVRFKYALPIFLSNIFIGSLAPAVWYGLKSYQRKRLLTFINPDLDPKGAGWHVLQSKIAVGSGGVLGKGFLRGTQKKLSFLPEQHTDFIFSTFAEEFGFIGVLIVLLLFFWLLFRGIIIARQARNRFASFTAIGIIAVIGFHVFLNIGVTLGIMPVTGIPLPFLSYGGTSLITMLVMTGILLNIGLRRYEY; encoded by the coding sequence ATGAAACTCAAAATGTTGGGTTCCCGCGATTTTGATCTGCAAATGGTGATAGCCGTTTTTGCCCTGTGCGCCATTGGCATCATGGCGATATACAGCGCCACCCAGATAGATCAGCCCCAGCTTTCGGGGCTGTGGCAGAAACAGCTGTTCTCGCTGGGTCTGGGCCTGCTGCTGCTGGTTATTATGATGGCCGTTCCCTTCCGCTATTTTGAGGCCTTTGCCTGGCCGCTTTATATTGTTTCGATGATCCTGCTGCTGGCAGTGCTGTTCGCTCCGCCGGTGATGAAGGCTCACCGCTGGATAAATTTTGGATTTGTCAGGTTCCAGCCTTCGGAGCTGGCCAAGCCGGCCACGATCTTCGTTCTGGCCAAAATACTCTCGGCCCACGATTTTTCTCTGGATAAATTCTGGAAGCTGCTGGTCCCCATAGGCGCGGTGCTGCTGCCGGCGGCCCTGGTGCTGGTGGAGCCTGACTTGGGCACCTCGCTGTCCTTCGCCGCGCTGTTTTTGACCATGGTGTTCTGGCATGGCCTGTCTTTTGGCAATTTTTTCTTCATGGTCTCGCCGGTGCTTTCGATGGTGGCTGTGGTCTCGATGCCCAGCTGGATAGGTTTTATGGCGCTGATGGCCGGAGCCTTTTGGTTTTTCAGGGTCCGGTTCAAATACGCCCTGCCCATATTTTTGTCCAATATCTTCATCGGCAGCCTGGCCCCGGCCGTTTGGTACGGGCTTAAAAGTTATCAGCGCAAAAGGCTGTTGACCTTCATCAATCCCGATCTGGATCCCAAGGGGGCCGGATGGCACGTGTTGCAGTCAAAGATAGCGGTGGGCTCGGGCGGGGTGCTGGGCAAGGGCTTTTTGCGGGGCACCCAGAAGAAGCTTTCCTTTCTGCCGGAGCAACACACCGATTTCATTTTTTCCACCTTTGCCGAGGAATTCGGCTTCATCGGTGTCCTGATCGTGCTGTTGCTGTTCTTTTGGCTTTTATTCCGGGGGATAATCATCGCTCGGCAGGCCCGCAACCGGTTTGCCAGTTTCACCGCCATCGGGATCATCGCTGTCATCGGGTTTCACGTGTTCCTGAACATCGGGGTCACCCTGGGCATCATGCCAGTGACCGGGATACCCCTGCCGTTCTTAAGCTACGGGGGAACCTCGCTGATCACCATGTTGGTGATGACCGGGATCCTTTTGAACATCGGCCTGCGCCGGTACGAATACTAA
- a CDS encoding (2Fe-2S)-binding protein, with product MRIEAHPILNFTRGPKVTFYFEGRPVEGFSGETIAAALHAAGVRILRHSVKLNRPRGFFCAIGKCSSCLMEVDGVPNVFSCITPIKEGMQVNRQQGRGRISLH from the coding sequence ATGAGGATAGAAGCACATCCCATTTTAAATTTTACCAGAGGTCCAAAAGTCACCTTTTATTTTGAGGGCCGGCCAGTGGAAGGCTTCTCGGGCGAGACCATTGCGGCTGCGCTGCATGCCGCCGGGGTTAGGATCCTGCGCCACAGCGTAAAGTTGAACCGGCCCCGCGGTTTTTTTTGCGCCATCGGCAAATGCTCGTCCTGCCTGATGGAGGTGGACGGCGTGCCCAATGTCTTTTCTTGCATCACCCCGATCAAGGAAGGCATGCAGGTGAACCGGCAGCAGGGCCGGGGGCGGATATCATTGCACTGA
- a CDS encoding glycosyltransferase family 2 protein → MKSSISVVIPNYNGRELLASNLPALYDALQTSGIDDFEIIVSDDASIDDSVEYIKKNYPGVILIENPVNRGFSGNTNIGIKRAGKELVFLLNSDVMLTEKYFTPLVRYFEDDDTFGVMGRIIGLDSDKIQDGAKYPGYSYADINSNTNYICRIPTRGKTFSFFLSGANALIDRSKLEFLGGFDEIFGPYYSEDADLGLRAWRAGYRCYYEHDAVCKHPNATIIKKEKSGKVKVIAKRNKMLLHFIHLNNFELLFYLLALAVKLLFRTLWLDLNYCKSFFLFAVSIPKAVESKAKFKKLQKRNNVNLSVRNIAGFIKSNISRNNVEIF, encoded by the coding sequence ATGAAAAGCAGCATCTCGGTCGTTATCCCGAATTACAACGGGAGAGAATTACTTGCCTCAAATTTGCCGGCGCTGTACGACGCTTTGCAAACATCCGGGATCGACGATTTCGAGATAATTGTTTCAGATGATGCTTCGATTGACGATTCAGTTGAATATATAAAGAAAAATTATCCCGGCGTCATTCTGATCGAAAATCCTGTTAACCGGGGTTTTTCAGGTAACACCAACATTGGCATCAAAAGGGCCGGCAAGGAACTGGTTTTTTTGCTCAACTCCGATGTGATGCTGACCGAAAAATATTTTACGCCGCTAGTGCGCTATTTCGAAGATGACGATACCTTCGGAGTAATGGGAAGGATCATCGGCCTTGATTCCGATAAAATTCAGGACGGCGCCAAATATCCCGGTTATTCATACGCCGACATCAACTCCAACACCAATTACATCTGCCGGATCCCAACCCGGGGAAAAACTTTCAGCTTCTTTTTAAGCGGCGCCAATGCTTTGATTGACCGGAGTAAATTGGAGTTCTTGGGCGGTTTCGATGAAATATTCGGCCCGTATTACAGCGAGGATGCAGATTTGGGCCTTAGGGCCTGGCGAGCCGGCTACCGGTGTTACTATGAACACGATGCAGTATGCAAGCACCCGAACGCAACGATCATAAAAAAGGAAAAATCCGGAAAAGTAAAAGTGATCGCCAAGCGCAACAAAATGCTGCTGCATTTTATCCATCTAAATAACTTTGAGCTTTTATTCTATCTGCTGGCGCTGGCCGTTAAATTACTGTTCAGGACATTGTGGTTGGATCTCAATTACTGTAAATCGTTTTTTCTCTTTGCCGTTTCAATCCCCAAAGCCGTAGAGTCCAAAGCAAAATTCAAAAAACTGCAGAAGCGGAACAATGTAAATTTGTCCGTCAGAAATATTGCCGGTTTTATAAAGAGCAACATATCCAGGAACAACGTCGAAATATTTTGA
- a CDS encoding Mov34/MPN/PAD-1 family protein, with translation MQVFINESAFWGLLVSAIEVYKKESYGLLLGHKDGEMFMVVNAVACQKAERHSTWVKARDKSYARIVNFFQNLPNLYIVGDFHSHPLHNTDLSQDDIGGMKPGQIYIVLEIKDKGKEKFWSYNEDGTLSGTTDNWFIKIAAYYIDAETLKPKMADVLCPFAIGFDIKPKERKVNGQG, from the coding sequence ATGCAGGTATTCATCAACGAATCGGCCTTTTGGGGCCTGTTGGTCTCGGCCATCGAGGTCTATAAGAAAGAATCCTACGGCCTGTTGCTGGGGCACAAGGACGGCGAAATGTTCATGGTGGTCAATGCGGTGGCCTGCCAGAAAGCCGAGCGCCACTCCACCTGGGTCAAGGCCCGCGACAAGTCGTACGCCCGGATCGTCAATTTTTTTCAAAACCTGCCCAACCTGTACATCGTGGGCGATTTTCATTCCCATCCCCTGCACAACACGGACTTAAGCCAGGACGACATCGGCGGCATGAAGCCCGGACAGATATACATCGTGCTGGAAATAAAGGACAAGGGCAAGGAAAAATTCTGGAGCTACAACGAGGACGGCACGCTGTCCGGCACCACCGACAACTGGTTCATCAAGATCGCAGCCTATTACATAGACGCCGAAACCTTAAAACCTAAGATGGCCGACGTGCTTTGCCCCTTTGCCATCGGGTTCGACATCAAGCCCAAGGAGAGAAAAGTAAATGGACAAGGCTGA
- the mreD gene encoding rod shape-determining protein MreD → MRSLKLFLLAWLAVFIQSSLSGLLSVWGLLPDFIAMIIGLTALTLGTGPGIQIGVMAGFMADCYHPSTLGLFTLSGAVSGYWAGSIRERIYKDQLANQLLIVALLSLVRQLFEYWGRGGGGLGGYISVLMRFGLGSAVYTALLGLLLLPHLKRFLPRTEKSKLRLA, encoded by the coding sequence ATGAGATCTTTAAAACTTTTTTTGCTGGCCTGGCTGGCGGTGTTCATCCAGTCCTCGCTGTCCGGGCTGCTGTCGGTCTGGGGCCTGCTGCCCGACTTCATTGCCATGATCATCGGCCTGACGGCGTTGACCCTGGGCACCGGCCCGGGGATCCAGATCGGAGTAATGGCCGGATTTATGGCCGACTGTTATCATCCGTCCACCCTGGGCCTTTTCACCTTAAGCGGCGCGGTTTCTGGATACTGGGCCGGTTCCATCAGAGAACGGATTTACAAGGACCAGCTTGCCAACCAACTGTTGATCGTCGCCCTTTTGTCGCTGGTGCGTCAGCTGTTTGAATACTGGGGCCGGGGCGGCGGAGGTTTGGGCGGATATATTTCGGTTTTGATGCGTTTTGGCCTGGGCAGCGCTGTATATACCGCATTGCTGGGACTTTTATTGCTGCCGCATTTGAAACGCTTTCTGCCGCGGACCGAAAAATCAAAATTGCGCCTGGCCTAA
- the mrdA gene encoding penicillin-binding protein 2: protein MANELGSRERVLSILALLTLGFSILLFRSGYLQVVKHGHYARLSQQNRLRRLCIPAPRGLVFDCNGVLIAQSRPGFDLVLVTVNDWQASVNKAAGLLGLDSLLLKSSVILQRKIFPKDPVVLVRDLMPEQVARIEENIQYLPALRLEVESLRKAEHGSLASHLVGYTSSLGQSEYARYRERGYSYGDYIGKGGLELKYENYLRGVHGWDFIEVDARGRDLGTVSEAERIEPDPGSNIYLTIDWRLQSLAESLFTGDMIGAAVAIEPQTGRVLALVSRPNFNPNLFAAGIRSDDWNRLVNDPSYPLWDRAIRSAYPPGSTFKVVTAAAALEESLITPEQKMKTPCRGSLAIGNRVFKCWKKGGHGWLGLHGAIVNSCDVYFYQLGIMLKIKGLSKWSQNLGFNQETGIDLPQENPGLIPDDAWYQKRLGKNAKTVGRSANMSIGQGEVMATPLQMASLYAALANGGVWCQPHLLLKAEDFTGKVLVGEIISRKKLPLSDSTVSVLKQALYGAVNEPGSTGGASRVWGVKTAGKTGTAQNPHGDDHSWFVGFAPLDDPAIAVAVLVENAGHGSEIAAPMAGKIMQRYLALKGWLEKPVIATARPQ from the coding sequence TTGGCAAATGAACTGGGAAGCAGGGAAAGGGTCCTTTCCATTCTGGCATTGTTGACCCTCGGTTTTTCCATTTTGCTGTTCAGGTCAGGGTACCTGCAGGTGGTCAAACACGGGCATTATGCCAGGCTTTCCCAACAGAACCGGCTGCGGCGGCTTTGCATCCCGGCGCCCCGGGGGCTAGTCTTCGACTGCAACGGCGTGCTGATCGCCCAGAGCCGCCCGGGATTCGACCTGGTGCTGGTGACCGTGAATGACTGGCAGGCCTCGGTCAATAAAGCCGCCGGGTTACTGGGACTGGACAGCCTGCTGCTGAAAAGTTCGGTGATCTTACAGCGGAAGATCTTTCCCAAAGACCCGGTGGTGCTGGTCAGGGACCTGATGCCGGAACAGGTGGCCAGGATCGAGGAGAATATTCAATATCTCCCGGCATTGCGGCTGGAGGTGGAATCGCTGCGCAAGGCGGAACACGGTTCCCTGGCCAGCCACCTGGTTGGTTATACCTCATCCCTGGGCCAGTCGGAATATGCCAGATACCGGGAGAGGGGTTATAGCTACGGCGATTACATCGGCAAGGGCGGGCTGGAACTGAAGTATGAGAACTATTTGCGGGGAGTGCACGGCTGGGACTTCATCGAGGTCGACGCCAGGGGCCGCGACCTGGGGACGGTATCCGAGGCCGAAAGAATAGAACCCGATCCCGGCAGCAATATCTATCTGACCATCGACTGGCGGCTGCAGTCCCTGGCCGAAAGTCTTTTTACCGGCGATATGATCGGGGCGGCGGTGGCCATCGAACCCCAAACCGGCCGGGTGCTGGCCCTGGTCAGCCGTCCCAACTTTAACCCCAATCTGTTTGCGGCCGGAATTCGTTCCGATGACTGGAACCGGCTGGTCAACGACCCCAGCTATCCCTTATGGGACCGGGCCATTCGCAGCGCTTATCCGCCGGGCTCCACCTTCAAGGTGGTTACCGCCGCAGCCGCTCTGGAAGAATCTCTGATCACTCCGGAACAGAAGATGAAAACCCCCTGCCGGGGCAGTCTGGCGATAGGCAACCGGGTTTTCAAATGCTGGAAGAAGGGAGGCCACGGCTGGCTGGGCCTGCACGGGGCCATTGTCAATTCCTGCGATGTTTATTTCTACCAGCTGGGAATAATGCTGAAGATCAAAGGACTTTCCAAATGGTCCCAAAATCTTGGTTTCAACCAGGAAACCGGGATAGATCTGCCCCAAGAAAACCCAGGCCTGATCCCCGATGACGCCTGGTATCAGAAACGTCTGGGGAAAAATGCCAAGACGGTGGGCCGTTCCGCGAACATGTCCATCGGTCAGGGCGAAGTGATGGCCACCCCGCTGCAGATGGCTTCCCTGTATGCAGCCCTGGCCAACGGGGGAGTGTGGTGCCAGCCGCATCTGCTGTTAAAAGCCGAGGATTTCACGGGAAAAGTACTGGTTGGCGAAATCATCAGCAGAAAAAAGTTGCCTCTTTCGGACAGCACGGTATCGGTTCTTAAGCAGGCCTTGTACGGAGCGGTTAATGAACCGGGATCGACCGGCGGCGCATCCCGGGTTTGGGGGGTTAAAACAGCCGGCAAGACCGGGACCGCCCAGAACCCCCACGGCGATGATCATTCGTGGTTCGTGGGCTTTGCGCCTTTGGATGATCCGGCCATCGCGGTGGCGGTGCTAGTGGAGAACGCTGGCCACGGCTCCGAGATCGCCGCGCCCATGGCCGGAAAGATAATGCAACGATACCTTGCACTAAAGGGCTGGCTGGAAAAACCGGTCATTGCAACCGCGAGGCCGCAATGA